A genomic window from Candidatus Rokuibacteriota bacterium includes:
- a CDS encoding flagellar FlbD family protein: MITLTAVNGVRFSVRAELIESVEDEPATTVALTTGLRLQVRESPATVRELMETAHSRGRPHASKSRGTRHGSAE; the protein is encoded by the coding sequence ATGATCACCCTGACCGCCGTCAACGGAGTCCGCTTCTCGGTGCGCGCGGAGCTGATCGAGTCGGTCGAAGACGAGCCGGCGACGACCGTCGCGCTGACCACCGGCCTCAGGCTCCAGGTCAGGGAAAGCCCGGCGACTGTGCGGGAGCTGATGGAGACGGCGCACAGCCGAGGCCGGCCCCACGCGTCAAAGTCCAGAGGAACACGCCATGGAAGTGCAGAGTAA
- the fliP gene encoding flagellar type III secretion system pore protein FliP (The bacterial flagellar biogenesis protein FliP forms a type III secretion system (T3SS)-type pore required for flagellar assembly.), producing the protein MRHSPTLGLIGATLAALLLLSGTAQALPLPRISFTEADLTDPSEVSTMLQLVALLTVLALAPSILVLLTSFTRVLIVLSFLRHALGTAQMPPNQIIIGLSLFLTAFIMAPVGQEIHRNALAPYLARQIGPERALERGLAPVRAFMLRQTRERDLALMVDLSRSPRPNRPGDVQTHVLIPAFVISELRTAFQLSFVIFIPFLVIDMVVGSVLMSMGMLMLPPILVSLPIKILLFVMADGWHLVIRSLVTSYR; encoded by the coding sequence ATGAGGCACAGCCCTACCCTGGGCCTGATCGGCGCCACCCTCGCGGCCCTCCTGCTCCTGTCGGGGACCGCCCAGGCGCTCCCGCTCCCGCGGATCTCCTTCACGGAAGCCGACCTGACCGACCCGAGCGAAGTCTCCACGATGCTCCAGCTCGTGGCGCTGCTGACGGTGCTGGCGCTGGCCCCGTCGATCCTCGTTCTCCTGACCTCGTTCACGCGCGTGCTGATCGTCCTCTCCTTCCTCCGCCACGCCCTCGGAACCGCGCAGATGCCGCCCAACCAGATCATCATCGGGCTGTCCCTGTTCCTGACCGCGTTCATCATGGCCCCCGTCGGCCAGGAGATCCACCGGAACGCCCTCGCACCCTACCTGGCCCGCCAGATCGGACCGGAACGGGCACTGGAGCGGGGACTCGCGCCGGTTCGCGCGTTCATGCTGCGGCAGACCCGGGAGCGTGACCTGGCGCTCATGGTGGACCTCTCGCGGAGCCCGCGCCCGAATCGCCCGGGAGACGTTCAGACCCACGTCCTGATCCCGGCCTTCGTCATCTCCGAGCTGAGGACGGCGTTCCAGCTCTCCTTCGTCATCTTCATCCCGTTCCTCGTCATCGACATGGTGGTGGGCAGCGTGCTCATGTCCATGGGCATGCTGATGCTCCCACCGATCCTCGTCTCGCTGCCGATCAAGATTCTGCTGTTCGTCATGGCGGATGGCTGGCACCTCGTCATCCGCTCGCTGGTCACGAGCTACCGCTGA
- a CDS encoding flagellar biosynthetic protein FliO produces the protein MLRRLPLARFLPGGNGPIRIEGRTLLGPKEYLCLVRVGTRTILIGVSAGRIVPLDAWPEAEVATGGVPAPTAWVGRGQADEPEGNPHLPTQLRSLRARLGGQSR, from the coding sequence TTGCTCCGCCGGCTCCCCCTCGCGCGGTTCTTACCCGGCGGAAACGGGCCGATCCGGATCGAGGGCCGCACCCTCCTCGGCCCGAAGGAGTACCTCTGCCTGGTCCGCGTGGGAACCCGGACAATCCTGATCGGCGTGAGCGCCGGGCGCATCGTCCCGCTCGACGCATGGCCCGAGGCAGAAGTCGCCACCGGTGGGGTCCCCGCGCCTACGGCCTGGGTGGGGCGCGGCCAGGCGGACGAGCCGGAGGGGAACCCGCACCTCCCCACCCAGCTGAGGTCGCTCCGGGCGCGCCTCGGGGGGCAATCCCGATGA
- the fliR gene encoding flagellar biosynthetic protein FliR, giving the protein MTVPVGLWPFDPRHIEWFLLAAARLGGLLALAPPFNHPRVPIHARVGLGFALVGLAWSAIATAPPPAAADAVELALRVAGELAVGLLLGFIAHLITAAATFAAELMGVQMGFGFAAVFDPTQGNQVTVLTHLFDMLVILLFLTLDGHHLVVAAAVESFRVVPLGGWWFSPELLESVLPLASRMFTLGLALAGPTLGALFIANLILVLLARSIPQMNILLVGFPLMITVGLLVFLLNLDLMGSLIGGEIRQMEAHFVGLLRSLSHGR; this is encoded by the coding sequence ATGACTGTGCCGGTCGGCCTGTGGCCCTTCGATCCGCGCCACATCGAATGGTTCCTCCTGGCCGCAGCCCGGCTCGGCGGCCTCCTGGCCCTCGCGCCGCCATTCAACCATCCGCGGGTGCCGATCCACGCGCGCGTGGGGTTGGGTTTCGCGCTGGTCGGGCTCGCCTGGTCCGCCATCGCGACCGCGCCACCGCCGGCGGCGGCCGACGCCGTCGAGCTCGCCCTGCGCGTCGCCGGCGAGCTCGCGGTGGGACTCCTCCTCGGGTTCATCGCGCATCTCATCACGGCCGCGGCGACCTTTGCGGCAGAGCTGATGGGGGTGCAGATGGGGTTCGGTTTTGCCGCGGTGTTCGATCCCACCCAGGGGAATCAGGTCACCGTGCTCACCCATCTCTTCGATATGCTGGTGATCCTGCTCTTCCTGACCCTCGACGGCCACCACCTGGTGGTCGCGGCGGCAGTTGAGAGCTTCCGCGTGGTTCCCCTCGGCGGCTGGTGGTTCAGCCCCGAACTCTTGGAAAGCGTCCTCCCCCTGGCGTCCCGCATGTTCACGCTGGGCCTGGCCCTGGCAGGCCCCACGCTCGGCGCGCTCTTCATCGCCAACCTCATCCTCGTGCTGCTGGCGAGGAGCATCCCGCAGATGAACATCCTTCTCGTCGGCTTCCCCCTGATGATCACGGTGGGACTCCTCGTTTTCCTCCTCAACCTGGACCTGATGGGGAGCCTGATCGGCGGGGAGATCAGACAGATGGAGGCCCACTTCGTGGGGCTCCTCCGGAGCCTCAGCCATGGCCGATGA
- the fliQ gene encoding flagellar biosynthesis protein FliQ translates to MSPEMTVDLARQALWTTLLLAGPILGAGLLAGLLVSIFQAVTQIQEVTLTFLPKLVASILILIFLGPWMLSLLVEFTQGLLGGLSRFAG, encoded by the coding sequence ATGTCCCCCGAGATGACCGTGGACCTGGCCCGCCAAGCGCTGTGGACGACGCTGCTCCTCGCCGGGCCGATCCTGGGGGCCGGGCTCCTGGCCGGGCTCCTGGTTTCCATCTTCCAGGCGGTGACCCAGATCCAGGAGGTCACGCTCACGTTTCTTCCAAAGCTGGTGGCCTCGATCCTGATCCTGATCTTCCTCGGGCCGTGGATGCTCAGTCTGCTCGTCGAGTTCACGCAGGGGCTCCTGGGCGGGCTCTCGAGGTTCGCCGGATGA
- the fliN gene encoding flagellar motor switch protein FliN, protein MTAKLSALTTAPSDRSLEEVMRAYCGTLLAGGAAALSTLLNRAITIDLDPRPLERTEALRERLPLPWMVAELRFSRGSGGAHALVLPRADAAGLAQLAIGEDPDESAVLSADHENALREMVNQMMASAGSSLKGLLGRPVSFAPADLQVIEAGDPWTPPAHSAALAWLSVDGSQRATLALMIPDTVAEELSARHAPASREPATDEASADAPPPGLDLILDITLPITVELGRTKMLIRDILALGPGSVVELDRLAGEPVEILVNDRSIARGEVVIIDENFGVRLTHISRPADRIRSLR, encoded by the coding sequence ATGACCGCAAAGCTTTCCGCGCTGACCACGGCGCCGTCCGACCGCTCGCTCGAAGAAGTGATGCGCGCCTACTGCGGGACCCTCCTCGCCGGCGGCGCGGCGGCCCTGTCCACGCTCCTCAACCGCGCGATCACCATCGACCTGGACCCGAGGCCCCTGGAGCGGACCGAGGCGCTCAGGGAGCGGCTGCCGCTGCCCTGGATGGTCGCCGAGCTCCGCTTCAGCCGAGGCTCCGGCGGCGCGCATGCGTTGGTCCTGCCGCGGGCGGATGCGGCCGGGTTGGCGCAGCTCGCGATCGGCGAAGACCCTGACGAGTCCGCCGTCCTCTCGGCGGACCACGAAAACGCGCTCCGCGAGATGGTGAACCAGATGATGGCCTCAGCCGGCTCGTCGCTCAAGGGGCTGCTCGGCCGTCCCGTTTCCTTCGCCCCGGCAGACCTCCAGGTCATCGAGGCCGGCGATCCATGGACGCCACCGGCGCACTCGGCAGCCCTGGCCTGGCTGTCGGTGGACGGGAGCCAGCGGGCCACGCTCGCGTTGATGATTCCGGACACCGTGGCCGAGGAGCTGTCGGCCCGGCACGCGCCGGCCTCCCGGGAGCCGGCAACGGACGAGGCGTCCGCCGATGCTCCGCCGCCCGGGCTCGACCTGATCCTGGACATTACGCTGCCGATCACGGTCGAGCTGGGACGCACCAAGATGCTGATTCGGGACATCCTGGCCCTCGGCCCGGGATCGGTGGTCGAACTGGACCGGCTCGCGGGGGAACCGGTCGAGATCCTCGTCAACGATCGTTCGATCGCCAGGGGCGAAGTGGTGATCATCGACGAGAACTTCGGGGTACGGCTCACCCATATCAGCCGCCCCGCGGACCGCATCCGGAGCCTCCGGTGA
- a CDS encoding flagellar basal body-associated FliL family protein, with protein MEVQSKGTAQAAAAPATHEVGVPARNPRGRLLMAGAAVLLALATGWATGWWWSAYSPKAHGQAAYRTWRLGSLVVNVARTDGRRYLKTTIEFAMAPGQSEKLLEELRPRLTDTSLGVLANASLTELLDAEQRDSLKERLRDRLNAELKGPVLVRAFFTEFIVQ; from the coding sequence ATGGAAGTGCAGAGTAAGGGAACCGCGCAGGCGGCGGCCGCGCCGGCTACCCACGAAGTGGGTGTGCCCGCTCGGAACCCACGCGGCCGCCTCCTGATGGCGGGAGCGGCCGTGCTGCTCGCCCTCGCCACTGGCTGGGCCACCGGTTGGTGGTGGTCAGCGTACTCGCCAAAGGCCCACGGCCAGGCGGCGTACCGGACCTGGCGGCTGGGCTCGCTCGTCGTCAACGTCGCCAGGACTGACGGCCGGCGCTACCTGAAGACCACGATCGAGTTTGCGATGGCCCCCGGCCAGAGCGAAAAGCTCCTGGAAGAGCTCCGGCCCCGCCTCACGGACACGAGCCTCGGCGTGCTGGCGAACGCGTCGCTCACCGAGCTCCTGGACGCCGAGCAGCGGGACAGTCTCAAAGAACGGCTCCGCGACCGCCTCAACGCAGAGCTCAAGGGGCCGGTCCTGGTCCGTGCCTTCTTCACCGAGTTCATCGTGCAATGA
- the fliM gene encoding flagellar motor switch protein FliM: MKPEEILSQEEIDALLSAVHRGEVATATTPKRHSADRRAVPYDFRQPSRLSKYELRALHVLHDDFAKRVTASLSGMLRTVVDVELEAVEQIPYAEYVLAIGTPACAFTFNMEPLNGEAVLEVNSPLAFAMIDRLLGGSGAASGPIREFTEIERAIIERIGLQAVVELQQSWQQVGAFVMRILNLETNSQFLQITSPNEVILVASFRLRMGEVTGGMTIGYPYLLLEPLIPRFGAQPWLSTTKANPDAETRDHLVGEILHTPLEVRVVLGQTSVRVRDLLSLAEGSMLALNTGPTIPVMVTVGQLTKFKGKPGVSRHHLAVEITDRQNERKRAR; encoded by the coding sequence ATGAAGCCTGAAGAGATCCTGAGCCAGGAGGAGATTGACGCGCTCCTCTCCGCCGTGCACCGCGGGGAGGTGGCGACCGCGACGACCCCAAAGCGGCACAGCGCCGACCGGCGTGCCGTCCCCTATGACTTCCGGCAACCCAGCCGGCTCTCCAAGTACGAGCTCCGCGCCCTCCATGTGCTCCACGACGATTTCGCCAAACGCGTCACCGCCTCCCTCTCGGGAATGCTCCGGACGGTGGTGGACGTTGAGCTGGAGGCCGTCGAGCAGATCCCCTATGCCGAGTATGTGCTGGCGATCGGGACTCCGGCCTGCGCCTTCACCTTCAACATGGAGCCGCTCAACGGAGAAGCGGTGCTGGAGGTGAACTCGCCGCTCGCCTTCGCGATGATCGATCGCCTCCTCGGTGGGAGCGGTGCGGCCAGCGGCCCGATCCGGGAATTCACCGAGATCGAGCGGGCCATCATCGAGCGGATCGGCCTCCAGGCCGTGGTGGAGCTGCAGCAGTCCTGGCAACAGGTCGGCGCGTTCGTGATGCGGATCCTGAACCTGGAAACCAACTCGCAGTTTCTCCAGATCACCTCCCCGAACGAGGTCATCCTCGTCGCCTCGTTCCGGCTCCGGATGGGTGAGGTCACCGGTGGGATGACGATCGGGTACCCCTATCTCCTGCTCGAACCGCTGATCCCGCGCTTCGGTGCCCAGCCGTGGCTCTCCACAACCAAGGCCAACCCGGATGCGGAAACCCGAGACCACCTGGTCGGTGAGATCCTCCACACCCCCCTCGAGGTCCGGGTCGTGCTGGGCCAGACCTCGGTCAGGGTGCGGGATCTGTTGAGCCTGGCCGAGGGGTCGATGCTCGCCTTGAACACTGGGCCGACGATCCCCGTGATGGTCACGGTCGGCCAGCTGACGAAGTTCAAAGGCAAACCCGGAGTGAGCCGTCACCACCTGGCGGTGGAGATCACTGACCGCCAGAACGAAAGGAAGCGTGCCCGATGA